One genomic segment of Candidatus Poribacteria bacterium includes these proteins:
- a CDS encoding aldo/keto reductase, whose product MQYRTLGKTGLSVSEIGYGGGRVRPEHDETTLVKMLHYAMDCGLNFLDTAPNYGGGYSETVIGKAIAGRRESCIVATKTEAYDPDGILTDVEGSLQRLSTDYIDVLQFHGGWFYAEETDQILNNGGLETYLKLKADGKVRFIGFSADGPSGGTEQLIATGQFDMIQTHYNLMYQSTCDAFGRRGIIPDAVAQEMGIVLMRSTTSNAFQNLMKHCFPNEMADVDVDSFLLNYSLSNPMVNVALMSLQSIDDVDWTSAVSDNVGARLDLRAVHGR is encoded by the coding sequence ATGCAGTATCGGACACTCGGTAAAACAGGGCTCAGCGTGTCAGAAATCGGCTACGGCGGCGGTAGGGTCCGCCCAGAACACGATGAAACAACACTCGTCAAAATGCTCCACTACGCGATGGACTGCGGTCTCAACTTTCTTGATACCGCGCCCAATTACGGTGGTGGCTACAGTGAAACGGTTATCGGAAAGGCAATTGCGGGCCGCCGAGAATCGTGCATTGTCGCTACCAAAACGGAGGCTTATGATCCAGACGGTATCCTCACGGACGTAGAAGGCAGCCTGCAACGGCTCAGCACCGACTACATTGACGTTCTACAATTCCACGGTGGTTGGTTCTATGCCGAAGAGACAGACCAGATTCTGAATAACGGTGGGTTAGAAACGTATTTAAAACTAAAGGCGGATGGGAAGGTTCGATTTATCGGGTTTTCTGCGGACGGTCCCTCCGGCGGCACGGAGCAGCTAATCGCCACCGGGCAGTTTGATATGATACAGACCCACTACAACCTGATGTATCAGAGCACCTGTGATGCATTCGGCAGACGCGGTATTATCCCCGATGCCGTCGCACAAGAGATGGGGATTGTGCTGATGCGTTCTACCACCAGCAACGCTTTCCAGAACCTCATGAAACACTGCTTCCCCAACGAGATGGCAGATGTTGATGTAGATAGTTTTTTGCTGAACTATTCCCTCTCAAACCCAATGGTGAACGTTGCCCTGATGAGCCTGCAGAGTATTGACGATGTGGACTGGACGAGCGCTGTATCAGATAACGTCGGAGCACGTTTAGATTTACGAGCGGTTCATGGCAGGTAG
- a CDS encoding DUF4377 domain-containing protein: MLFPTKPIIPITVIFLVLTIGCGWDEHIETIIIGPYKVDCVGAFEQECYLEFNEERQRWEFFYEGIQGFDFEPGFIWTLKVSLHEREEGIQDVGRYEYRLVEVLDKEAASVDERPPRKP; encoded by the coding sequence ATGTTATTTCCAACAAAACCAATCATCCCAATCACTGTAATTTTTCTTGTCCTCACTATCGGATGTGGTTGGGATGAACATATAGAGACGATCATCATCGGACCCTATAAAGTAGACTGTGTGGGGGCTTTTGAGCAGGAGTGTTATCTTGAATTCAATGAGGAACGCCAACGGTGGGAGTTCTTTTATGAAGGCATACAAGGATTTGACTTTGAACCGGGGTTTATCTGGACGCTGAAGGTTAGTCTTCATGAACGAGAAGAAGGGATTCAGGATGTCGGACGGTACGAGTATCGGCTCGTAGAAGTGTTAGATAAGGAGGCGGCATCCGTAGATGAGAGACCACCGCGGAAACCATAG
- a CDS encoding type II toxin-antitoxin system VapC family toxin: MYYFYFDASALVKRYTEERGSHNVDYLFANTPLNRLKCLSIGAAEVFWICVPKKNDGRITPYEFTHAVVNLTREVSSDESDFQTLPVPDPLVWTSLNLIETYSLNSVDAMVLRSALNAAVKLRSTGDTLVLVASDQRLLRAAQNEGLLIFNPEIDPEQTLEAWFDTT, encoded by the coding sequence GTGTATTATTTTTATTTTGATGCAAGCGCACTTGTCAAACGGTATACTGAAGAGCGCGGCAGTCATAATGTTGATTACCTTTTTGCTAACACTCCTTTGAACCGGTTGAAATGTTTGAGTATTGGCGCAGCAGAAGTCTTTTGGATCTGCGTTCCTAAGAAAAACGACGGACGTATCACACCATACGAATTCACACATGCAGTTGTGAACTTAACCCGTGAAGTGTCCTCTGATGAATCTGATTTTCAAACACTTCCTGTTCCAGATCCACTTGTTTGGACATCCCTAAATTTGATTGAAACGTATTCCCTCAACAGTGTTGATGCGATGGTGTTACGTTCTGCTTTGAATGCTGCTGTAAAACTTCGCAGCACTGGGGACACGTTAGTTCTCGTTGCATCCGATCAACGCCTGTTGAGAGCTGCCCAGAACGAAGGATTATTAATCTTCAACCCGGAAATAGACCCTGAACAAACATTGGAAGCGTGGTTTGATACGACATAA